CAGGGGTTTGGTGGCCCCAGCTGCcgcctgggctggcagcactgcGTGTCCTGCCCCttccagagctcagctcagcctcctGGGGCTTCTGTGTCCCTTCCTGAACCCCGGGGAAGGGGGGCTGTGGCTCCCAGCCCTTCGGGTCTATTGCCAATGAGGTTTTCTCCAGTTTTTTTGGCAGGGGAAAGGTCCCTCAGGGAGAAAACAACACCTGAAAAGGTCtttaaaactcagatttttttgctgctggGTGTGACGCAGAGCCCAGCTCTCTATGTTAACAGGGTGGCTCGAAGGCTGTTTGTTGCCCCTGCCTGACTGGGCTGGcaaggagcaggggcaggggcaggtcTGTGACCACCAGGGCCCCGCAGAGCCAGGAAGGGGGGATTTCCTCAGCTggcagcaccccaaaacccccccgGGGCAGCTTCCAGCGCTGCCCACATGGGCAGGCACCGGGGACCTGTGTGGTGAGGGATGGGGTCTGTGGCTCACCTGGGGGCTGTGACACCTCTGTGGGGTCCAAGAGCCACCTCAGAGTCACCTCAgccccagggaggggacatcCTGTCTGAGGGGGGTGACGCAGGGATTTTGTCACGTCagtgtttctcttcctcttttgtcatagggaggaggaggaaagggactGTTCGGAGCTCAGTGGCCTTATAGTGGCTCTGTCCTCATGTCCCTGTCCaagccctgctgtccccacatccctgccccTGTCCCAGCCTTACCTGGCCAAGGAATGTGCTGGTGACCACCAGGCAGGTCAGCACTGGAATTAACCCCCCTTGTTTTGGGGGCACTCAGGGGATATCCCTCATTTTGGGATGTTTGATTccagggctggatggagctgttGGGTGGGATTGGGATTTTCTGGGCGGCTCCAGCTCCTTGGATGGAGGATGTGGGGGAATTGAGCAGTGGGTTCAGGGCTGTCCTGAAAGGAGAAGCCCTGGTGGGTGCTGGAGCCCTTGGCAAACCCCTCTCGGTTCCCGGCTCCCCCTTGGGCCTTCCAGGGCTCTTCCCAGCGTTGGGCCAGCGGCACAAAGCCCTGATTGTGTCCTGTTTGCTGGTTTTTAAGGGCAGCTTTGTAGCAGGGCCTGGATGAGGCATCCACATGGCATCGAGTGTGGcggggaggggagaaggggaatCGAGCCCCGGCAGGATCCGCCCGTGACGCGCAGCCTTGTTTGTCTCGCCGCACCCGTGACATCACGGCACAAACCAGCATATTGTGAAACTTCCTGCTCTaaatcccagccaggctggactTTACGTTCCCTCTGGATTCCTCGGCCGACCTGGTCCGTGCTGTTCTCTGGGAGCCTGACAGGAATCCCCAGGGTTCGcttgggaggagagggagcagtATTGTCGCTGAGCAGTGTTGTCGCAGTTTTGGCCGGGTGAGGTTGTGCCCCACACAAAGTCCCCGTGGGTTCACCCTGTGGGTCCTGGACTCCATggggcagccctgctcctccccgttttcctctccctgctgctgctccgggCCAGGCtcagtggggctgggaagggTTGGCAGCCGTGCCGGTCGGACGGGTCGGGTGCGCGGCACCCACCCCGTGACTCCTCCCGGGAGAGGTCCTGGCTCCAGACCCGTCTGCCAGGCCCTGATCTGCCTCTCCCTTTTATCtgggccagccccagccctgctggagccccGTCCTTATCACCCCACACAGGAGACGCgtcctggctcccagctctgggggagTTTCCGCGTGGCTCCCACCACAGCAGGCAGTGTCCCGGCGGCTCCTCAGCccctccagcccatcccaggaCGCCTGGGTTAGATCCTGGGGGTGATACAGGCATCAGTTCCTCCTCGAGACtaaaaatgggatttgtgtCTCGGGAAAGCATCCACCCTTGATTGTGGTGAGCAAGAGGCACACAGAGGTTTGGGAGATGCCTACTGGGGCTCCCCACCTTGGGAGCTGCCCTTCCCTGTCTCATCCAGGagtttccttccttccacagCCCTCACACAGGGATTTCTGCCCAGGTGTTGGGGGTGCTTTGGTGGgacctgcctgtgctgcagggtgagGTGCTCTGGGTGCTTCCACCCCAGCAAAGGCAAGGCAGGACCAGAGGCTACATCCCAGTTTTGTGACAATTCAGACGGGAATTTAAAGGGCAAAGGGGCTCTGTCTGTCAGTCTGCAGCATGACAGAGGCACTTGGCAAATCCTGGGGCATTCAGGGATCTGGCAAAGTGGATGCTGAAGTGAttccctgcctcagctctgTCCCCTTTTACAGACCACCTCACTCATTCCATCACAATTTATCCCCTCTCCGTCACTCATCCTGACACACACAAACCTCCAGCAATTACAGGAGCTGCCCAAGGAGTGGCTGCTGGAGTCATCAGAGTCCAAATTAAAGCCCAGTTACTCACTGGGCTGCAGACTTCCagcctgctccatcccctggtTCCTTCTCCACCACCCTGATCTCCAAGGAATTGCTGAGCCAGAGCTTGGCTCATTTGCATGGATGAGCTCCTGGTACAGATTAACTCATTTTGCAAATCAGGGAGGGAAtcagatggggaaaaaaccaagGGGACGTCCTTCCAAAGCCACTTTGtctctttgtgctgctctttggTGTGTCTGGGCAGCTGGGGTTTGTTCCGGGCAGGGCAGTGACCCCAAAAACTGGGCAGGAAATGGGGAGAACTCAAGCTGTGAGCTagaaaatgtggattttggAGGTATTTTCAGGAGCACACCCTGAGAGTTTGGGGCTGCATGTCCccaggttttgcttttctttcttttcacctGAAAACTTCCTCGTGCCTGGTGCCAGCTCTCCCCCCTCaccctctgctgcctctgcccaggcagagctgccagagctACAGAGTTTGCACAATCAGCCCcggtttgttggttttgggttttatttcaatCTCTTCCCCTAAAAATGAACACGGGGTCTGTTCCCCTGCCTGAGGTTGGCCAGGGCGGGTGTGAgagctcctctctcctccccaccGGGCATTTCTCACCTCCTGGTCGTTTGctaaataaagcaaacaaaccccagCTTTTTCCTGCACAAGGAGCACCTTGTCTGCAGAGAATTCCAAAGCCAAGATTCcaggctttggggttttttagtgGGACACCAGAAACTGCTCCATTCCTGGGGGCTCTCAGAGGTCGCTggtggagcagggccagggccagctcccctctcctgccttcccaaatccctctttCTCCCCAGGCTTCTTCCAAGGATCAAACCTCCTCCTGCTCTATTAATCATGTATTTTTCCAGGGCTTTGCTGACCCGAGTGTGGAGCTTCCAGGGAAGCTTTAGTCTTAGCAGGGATAACAAACGTGAATTCTCCTCCTTGCCCACTTTTCCCCTGAACCTGTTGTATCCCAGAGATTTCAGAGCTACTGCTTGGGGTGGGATGATCCCTGCAggtccaggagctgctgccctggatTTATACCTCGCTGAGAGGTGGCCACAgacttccagcagcaggatttgggtTTGTTCCCCCCATACCAAAAGGCCGGAAAACTCTGCACAGGCTTTTGCCTCTTGGAGGATCGAAGCCATTCCAAGGCATCCTGGCTGGATTCTCCCCCTCCCTGGTGTATTTTTGGGGAGAGAACTTGTGTTttctcctggcttttttttttttttccctcccctttttccccttttttccccgctattttttgtttttttttttcccccagcagctcttcccatcCGGGGAAATCTCTAATCCGTGGCTGCAGCACAAAGCTGCCTGCGCTGGCTTAGGAAGCTTAAAAACCGCTCCAGGCCCCCCCGCCCCGTGCGAGGCTGTGACTGCAGACACGTCAcgggagctgcagggagggacagggaagcTCCTGAAATCCTGGACTTCGCAGGGAGCTCGGGAATGTGGCCCCGAGGGCCGGGCTGCAGATGGTGTCACCCTTGGCGGTGACAGCTTccctctccaggcctggctggGGCAGCATTGCTGCGCTCCAGGGTGAGGGGCAGAGCCCCGGGGCCGGTGCCAGGCTGGGTGAGAGGAGCATCCTCGGGATATCTGGGTTATGTGCCAGGTGACAGCCACGGTGAcatcctggctgctcctgccctgtcccccaCTGTGCCAGGatcgggctctgctcctggggagtGCTTGGAGCTCTGGGTGTCCTCGCCAGGCCAGCACTGCCTTTTCCCAGGGAGTCTGGATCCCTGTGGATTCGGGGGCAGCAAACCTCCCAGTCTGCTCCTGCCTTCTCTCAGCTGTCAGGACCTGCTGGTGGCAGATGAGAAGGGATTGCTCAGCCCCTGCCACCCCCAggcctgctccagctctgccacgGGGACACTGCAGCCAGGAGGGTGGGAATGGGACTGGGGAAGGGATGAGAGGGATGAACTGGAGGTGAGCAGGAAAAGGCTTCAACCCCACCAACCCCCTCAGGGTGGTTTCTGTTCATctgggagctgtccctgtgcttcCCTGGCCCTTGGGAGGTGGGAATTGCTCCTGGGCAGAGGCAGGGGCTGCCtccaacagcagctcctgaggatTTCCCAGCTTTCTGTGTCTTTATCCAGCTCTGTAATGGGGATAATGTGGTGTCACTGGAGGATGCTGCTCTTCCAGCCTGCTCTCTTTACCCTGGGCTGGAATTGTGCTGGAATTCTGCTGACACAGTTGCAGTAGTTGGCAGGGGGCTGTTTcttgggagagctgcagctcttccctctctcctggaGATAAATGGAAGACCCAGACCAAAATGGGGGAGGTTGGGAGGCTGGGGAGTGTCAGGAGAGCCGAAGGAGAAGGGTGGGATTGACAGCTCCGTCCAGCAGAGACAGCTCCTGTCCTTTCCAGGTGAGCAGCTGCCGTAAGCTGCCGTGTTCTCTTGCAGGTGAGCACGgggcccagctggggctgcacagcGGCAGCGGGGACGGGCTGGGGGACGAGAGCGCGACCGTGGAGGAGGGGGAGACCAGCCCcgacccccagccccagcagggccgGAAAACACGGAGGGAAGCCTGCACCTGTCCCTACTGCAAGGAAGGAGAGGGCAGGTGAGGCTGCTGCCCACAGGTCTCAAAGTGCCTCGTTTTGTGgagttgtttgggttggaaagggtCCCTCGGATCATCAGGTCCAGCTGTTCCCCCAGCTCTGGCAATgccacccctgtccccaagtgccacatccacgtggccacctgggcacccccaggtcctttcccagctttccagcCCTGGTTCCCCCCCGTGCCTGGAGCGCCCCATGGGGCTGCTGTGACCCAGGGTCAGGACACAAACCTCACCCCAAACCCATCAGTCCCACAGGGCCGACCAATCCCAGTCCAGCGCATCCACAccccccaggctgctgggattCCCTCGGCTTTAACCCTTCCCTTCttgcaggagctctggggatccagggaaaaaaaagcagcacatctgCCACGTGCCAGGCTGCGGGAAGGTGTACGGGAAGACCTCGCACCTGCGGGCGCACCTGCGGTGGCACACGGGGGAGAGGCCCTTCATCTGCACCTGGGTGCTGTGCGGGAAGCGCTTCACCCGCTCCGACGAGCTGCAGCGGCACAAGCGCACGCACACAGGTAGGGCTGGGGCCGCCCAGGAAATCCTGGGAGTTCCTTGGGCCGCCCGGTGCTGCTCGGGGCAGCCGCAGGGATCCCCGTGCTGGGCTGAGAGCCTCTCCAGAGCCCGGGCATTGTCAGGGGGAGGCACCTTTTCCCAAGATCCCAACTTTTCCCAAAACTCCAGCGTGTTCAAGCATTGGCCTTGATGTCTTTGACCCCCCTCAAGGGCAGGAAcctcttcccaaatcccaaccTTTTCCCCCAGGCTCAGCTCCCCATCTCGCCCCGTTCCCACTGTCCCTCACGCCCCTGTCCCTCTCCCCCAGGAGAGAAGAAGTTCGCCTGCCCGGAGTGCCCCAAACGCTTCATGCGCAGCGACCACCTCTCCAAGCACATCAAGACCCACCAGAACAAGAAGGGAGGCGCCACCAACGTGGCCATGAACGTCTCGGCTGTCCCCATGGACACGGCGGCCTCGGGCGAGGGCAACGGCGGCGCCACGCCCTCGGCGCTCATCGCCACCAACATGGTGGCCATGGAGGCCATCTGCCCCGAGGGCATCGCCCGCCTGGCCAGCAGCGGCATCAACGTCATGCAGGTGGCCGACCTGCAGTCCATCAACATCAGCGGCAACGGCTTCTGAGCCCGCGGCCAGCGCCGGGAGGCGCCGGAGCCGGCGGCCTCGGCACCTCCAGCACTAACCCAGCCCGGCACCGCCGCCACCTCCACTCGAAGGCCAgagctatatatatatattttttaattttggcttgattttttttttNNNNNNNNNNNNNNNNNNNNNNNNNNNNNNNNNNNNNNNNNNNNNNNNNNNNNNNNNNNNNNNNNNNNNNNNNNNNNNNNNNNNNNNNNNNNNNNNNNNNNNNNNNNNNNNNNNNNNNNNNNNNNNNNNNNNNNNNNNNNNNNNNNNNNNNNNNNNNNNNNNNNNNNaaaaaaacaacaacaaaaaaaaccaacccaatGACAGAAATACCgacaaaacaacacaaaaaaaaaaacaacccaaaaaaacaaaaaagaaaaaaaaaacacaaaaaaaaagaagagaaaagattctatattattattatatatataaaaatataaaatgtgttcGTTTGAGAGAGGAGAGATGTTGCTGCGACCATGGCGTGGTCCCTCTGATGCCTTATCCTGGAGCAGGTCGGCCCCTCTGGGGCACGGCAGACGATGCCCGagctctcctccccttcccggatctcattttccagcagaatCCCTAAACTCCCCCTCCCCGGGCTGTCGGACGCTTTGCTTTGAGGTGACTCTGTAATTCCTTTGGCATTCTCGGGGAGAGATCCCGCTGGATTTTTCACCCTTGGACTCCCACTGCCCTCCCCTGCCTTGgcaggtgtttttttaatttttttcttggatcttggtttttttccagacGTTTTTTTGGCAAGGTTCCCTGTCCCGTGGGAGTGGAGTTGCTCCATGGGAAGGTCGTggacagaggggctgggacacagccctggggggAAAAATTGGAGCCTCCTCAGGGGAGGAAAagttggtgttttctttttattacagCCAGCGTTggaattaataataatagtaataatcgggggaaaaaaggagaatcCGCGGAGCTCCGCCGGTCTGGAGCAAGGgggaagcagcacagggacacgAGAGACGCTCGGGGGTTTTCTTGTGGCACTGCTGGAGGTGgctcctgagaaaaaaaaaaggtgttggAAATAGGgacagcttgggaaaaaaaagcccagaaaggGTTTTCCAGgatcctgctcttcctcccgCGGGAGGGCTCGGTCCTTTCCGTTCTTCCTCCCAcaccctcctcttcctgcccCGGGCGCATCCCAAAGCCCGCACGGCTTCCATCGCAGAACGCGGCTGCGGGCTGTGGGGTGTGGGTCCCCAAAAAGGGGAAACCCGGGATTGTTCCCAAGCTCTGGGGTGAGCCCAGCCGGGTGTGGAGCTGCCCAAGAACTCCCCTGCTCCGCTTGTGGGCTCGGGGCTGGGCCCCCGGGATCGCTCTGCCCCAGCGATCCCACCTGCCCGGGAACATCGGGCGTTTCTCCCTGCCCCACGCCGCTGCCCAGTGCTTCCCACCCCGGGTGTCCCCCCACCCTTTTCCTGCGCCCCCTTTTCCCGGGAGaagctccagcagagccaagacCGTGGGGCAGGCGCTGGCGAGGTGCTGGGGATCCCTCGGGAAGCCTCTGGACAGGACCTGGCCCGGCTGCCCCATCTCCAGCCCCGAGCTTTTCCATGCTCgggagctccaggagccagTGGGAAGCGGGAATCTTGTtttgatttgggatttttggtaaaaaaaagacaaaaaaacacaaagaaaaaggaaaggcagcagaagctCCCCGGGGAGGGGGCGCAGGGCCCGGCCCCCCAGCCCCCCGGCTCTCTCTCTCAATAtctatttttgcatttgtatatttttatataggaAACTTTaagcatttgtattttaataaccCTGTGAAGCACTATGagctccccccacccccaatcCCCCCAGCCCAAAACCCACAAACGACTGGGACAAAAAACAGGAGGGTTCTGTATTTAATGGTCAATTTGATGATTCTGCCCCCACCCCGAACCCCCCCCAAGCCCAACTCCGTCCCCAGCGGGGATCAAGTGCCAAAGCCGGTCCCGGGTCCGGTGTTGGGATGTCCCCGTGTCCGTCCCCACGGGCTGGCCCCCGAGGAGCTTGGCTTTCCTATGGAAACGCAGCCGGGAGCGGGGGGCAGCCAGGGACCCCCGGGGGGGCTTTTCCCCgagcctgggctgctcccctgcGGCTTTTGGGGGGATCAGAGCATTTAGGGGAAATCAGAGCATTATCTTAGGGGGGAATCAGAGCATTTTGGGGGGCTCACACCACCAGCGCTGCTCCCAGTGCCGGATCCCACACCCCCACTTGGGCTCTGTTGGCACCGGGGTCCCCGCCCTGCTCCTGGCGCTCCCCGCCCGCCCCAAacccccccagcagcccccagacCCCCCCAGCCATTCCCGGGACACAGAACACAAACGTGCCTTGACAAGGGGTGATGGGCTGGGGAAGAGccccccctgctcccctcccacaCCCCGCAGAGAGtttggggggctctgggggctgtCCCCGAGGCTGCCCCCATCTCCCAGCTTTAATCCACTGTCACCCCTTCATTCCGGGGGGGCTGGGGCCGGTTCTCTATGCAGCGGGGGGTCCTGGGGGGTCCAGCCCCCCAAACTGGCAATAATTCTCTCCCTGTTTGATCTCGTCCCATCTctgttctgttttaatttgggaaaggggagggaaggggggggTTGGTTTTTACAAATCCGGTGGCTGATGTCATAAACCTCCCTCCCCAAAGGcgattttttggggggggaggTGGTGGATGACTTCTTTTTTGGGGTCCCAAAGTGCtatttttttgtacaaaaaGACTTAGATGAAACTGTTAGTTTTGGGGGGCTCCTTTGTAAATGGGGAACGACGAGTTTTTGTAATAAACACAAGTCGCTGGCGTTGTCTGGAAGTCTGCTGGGGGATCCCTTTTGGGGGAGCACAGCCGGTTTTTGGGGGATGGCAGGGGTGCAGTCGGTCCCAGAGTGTCACGGGGGGGGGACTGGGGACACTCAGCACGATTTGGGGGGGTCACGGGCCGGTTTCATGGGTGCAGTTGGTCCCAGAGTGGCAccaggaggggatgggggaCACTGAGCGGGATGTGGGTGACGCAGGGAGGGGGGCCAGGCCTGGCTGTCCCCCCCCAGACACCCTGGCTCTCTCCTCCCTAGTGCGGGGGCAgcaccttctcctcctcctcctctccttctcttcctcctcctcctcctcctcctcctcctcctgctcctgctcgGCTCCGCTTCCCACCCGCAGAGGCTCCCATGGGGCGcccaggtgggtgctggggggGGCAGCCGGGGTTGGGGGGGCCTTTTTGAGGGGTTAAAAGGCACCCCCAGTGTGTGTGTCCCCTGCCAGGCCCCCACAACCTGACCTGCGTGTCCTACAAGCACCCGAGCGTGCGGGGGGCGCTGGGGGGCGCGGGGGGGGCGGCGGCCGGCGCCGTTCGCTGCCCCCCCGGGCAGTGCTGCGTTGGCATCTGGAACCGCAGCCAGGCTCTGGTGCAGGGTGAGACCCCCGCGGCCGGGGGGCTTCggggagagggaaagggtgGCTGCGCTTTGAGCCCGGGACGGGGGTCTGGAGGAGCAGAAGGGGACGGGGGAGGCCGGCTTGGTCCTGCCCCggggggattttggggcagGATGGAGGGGTTGGTCTTGCCCCggggggattttggggcagGATGGAGGGGTTGGTCTTGCCCCggggggattttggggcagGATGGAGGGGTTGGTCTTTCCCCggggggattttggggcagGATGGAGGGGTTAGCCCTGCCCCGGGAGGATTTTGGAaaggcagaaggagctggggcaggTAGGGTAGGATGGAGGGGTTGTGGGAATTTTGGGGCAGGATTGAGTGGCTGGGTCCTGCCCTGAGGGTCTTGGGGAGGCGAAAGGGGTCTGATCCTGTGCGGGGGGCAGGGAGCGGGGGCTGATCCTGGCCGGGGGGAATTGGGGAGGTTTTGGTCCCTCCCCAGCGGCTCCGCTCGGCCTTGGCCTTGAGCAGCGGCGGCGCTGGGAGGAGCGGCTGTGGGGGGGACCCGCACGGGGGGGTCCCACCTGTCCCCCTgccccctccctgtcccccgGCGCCCGGGGGTGACCGTGCCGctgttcccaggctgctggggcgGCCGGGGGGACGCCTGTCCCTCGGCCACCTGCGCCCCCAGCCCCGCGGGACATCCCGGCAGCTCCGTGCTCCTGTGCCTGTGCCATGGCCACCTCTGCAACGGCAACGCCACGGGGACAGCGgccgtggggctggggggaacCCGGCAGGGCCCAGGTGCGGGGGCCGGGGGGTTCTGGGGGGCACTcggggatggggacacagagggggCCCACGGGGGATCCTGAGATCTTCAGGGGACCCATGGGGGGATGGACCCCCAGGTGGGGAAGGTGGGACCCAGACGGGATTGGGGAGGGACTGAGTGGACCTGGGAGTCACGGGGGACGGGGGAAGCCATAGGATCCCCTAAAATGCGCCCCCCCAGCACCCCGGATACCTGGGGGGCCAGGGGAACTCTGTGTCACCGCAGTCTCTGTCCCCAGTGCCCGGCCAGGGGGGGTCCGTGGGGAccctgtggctgtggggtgCCGGAcccctcctcctcatcctcctcaccTGTCTGGGCATCCTCGGTAGGGACAGGAGCACGGCGGGGACGGGGGGACCCCCGGGCACAGCCATCCCCTACCCGATGTCCCCCGGGTGTCCCCAAACGCCACATCTGTGGTGTTCCCAGAGTGCAGGTCCCCAGGTGTTGTGTCACCCTGTCCCTGGGGCGGGGGTCCCTGCTGTCCTAGTGACCCCCTGGGGTGGGGAGATCCCGGGATGCCACATTCCCCGTGTCCCCTGCGTGGTGAGGGGGGCTGCTGGTCCCCGGTGTCCTCAGGTCCGTGTCCCTGATTCGGGGGCGCTCCTCTGCGGGGGGTCCCCGGATGGgggtgtccctggtgtcccccaTCCAGGACTGCGCCGGACAAGGGCCCGCACGGGTCAGCCACCGCGGAGGGGGCGGAGAATCGGGGTCCCCCCGGAGCCCCCCAGCCCGGACCTGCCTGCGCTGCACTTCCTGCAGGTGCGGGGCAGCCACGGGGCGAGGGGCAACCACGGGGGGGGCACCCATGGGGCGAGGGGCACGCGGGGGGGCTCCCAGGTAAGGAGGCGACTCTGGGAGGGGGCACCCATATGGGGAGGGGATGTGGGGACACCCACGGCACAGGGGGCATCAGTCTGGGGGTGGCACAAGGGCGCTGAGAGTACCCGGGGAGCCCCAAAAGGTTCCCGGATATGAGGGTCCCTGCGTGGGGGGATGCCGGGGGCTGGGGACACTCGgtgccagctgtgtcccctgtcccccccccggtgtccccgcggGGCAGGTGCTGCAGTCGGGCCGGTTCTCGGCGGTGTGGCGGGGGACGCTGCGCCAGCGGCCCGTGGCCATCAAGGCGTTCGCGGCCGGGGCTGGCCGGAGGTTCGCGGCCGAACGCGCCGTGCACGCGCTGCCGCTGATGGAGCACGAGAACGTGGCCAGGCTGCTGGACACCAGAGCGGCCGGACCCCGCGCCCGAGGGGGACTCCTGGTCCTGCAGCTCTACCCGGCCGTGGGTCACCTCGGGGGATGACACGGGTTTAGGGGGCTCGGGGGTGTGCAGGGGGATGAGGAGGCTCGGGGGGAGGCGGTGGGACAGTCGGGGAGCAcaggggtggggatggggggCTGGTGGGGGGAGATGCGTGGGAGATACTGGGGGGTGCCGCACGCCCCCACCCGTGTCCCTGGcgtgtccccagggctccctgCGCCACTTTCTGGGGCAGCACGTGGGGACCTGGGCGGGCAGCGTGCGCCTGGCGCTGTCCCTGGCCCGCGGCTTGGCCTTCCTGCACCAGGAGCTGTGGCGTGACGGTGAGGGTGGCCCTGTCCCCgctgtgccctgggctcccCCGGGCCCGTCCCCCCCGT
This portion of the Parus major isolate Abel unplaced genomic scaffold, Parus_major1.1 Scaffold299, whole genome shotgun sequence genome encodes:
- the AMHR2 gene encoding anti-Muellerian hormone type-2 receptor isoform X3, translating into MGRPGPHNLTCVSYKHPSVRGALGGAGGAAAGAVRCPPGQCCVGIWNRSQALVQGCWGGRGDACPSATCAPSPAGHPGSSVLLCLCHGHLCNGNATGTAAVGLGGTRQGPVPGQGGSVGTLWLWGAGPLLLILLTCLGILGRDRSTAGTGGPPGTAIPYPMSPGCPQTPHLWCSQSAGPQVLCHPVPGAGVPAVLVTPWGGEIPGCHIPRVPCVVRGAAGPRCPQVRVPDSGALLCGGSPDGGVPGVPHPGLRRTRARTGQPPRRGRRIGVPPEPPSPDLPALHFLQVLQSGRFSAVWRGTLRQRPVAIKAFAAGAGRRFAAERAVHALPLMEHENVARLLDTRAAGPRARGGLLVLQLYPAGSLRHFLGQHVGTWAGSVRLALSLARGLAFLHQELWRDGLYKPSVVHRDLSSQNVLVREDGTCAIGDFGLALALPPRAQDGTGARHAVTIRKAGTQRYLAPEILDESLDLRAWGRALRQADVYALSLLLWEILSRCQALSPGAPVPPFRLAYEAELGSSPSGAQLRRLAADERRRPLIPPAWHRAPQPGGALPELLEDCWDPDPEARLSAERALQRLQRLAAGPAPAPEDPGAGVAPRQVLESPTMWNPGAGTGGHPGLGGLP
- the AMHR2 gene encoding anti-Muellerian hormone type-2 receptor isoform X1 — protein: MGRPGPHNLTCVSYKHPSVRGALGGAGGAAAGAVRCPPGQCCVGIWNRSQALVQGCWGGRGDACPSATCAPSPAGHPGSSVLLCLCHGHLCNGNATGTAAVGLGGTRQGPVPGQGGSVGTLWLWGAGPLLLILLTCLGILGRDRSTAGTGGPPGTAIPYPMSPGCPQTPHLWCSQSAGPQVLCHPVPGAGVPAVLVTPWGGEIPGCHIPRVPCVVRGAAGPRCPQVRVPDSGALLCGGSPDGGVPGVPHPGLRRTRARTGQPPRRGRRIGVPPEPPSPDLPALHFLQVLQSGRFSAVWRGTLRQRPVAIKAFAAGAGRRFAAERAVHALPLMEHENVARLLDTRAAGPRARGGLLVLQLYPAGSLRHFLGQHVGTWAGSVRLALSLARGLAFLHQELWRDGLYKPSVVHRDLSSQNVLVREDGTCAIGDFGLALALPPRAQDGTGARHAVTIRKAGTQRYLAPEILDESLDLRAWGRALRQADVYALSLLLWEILSRCQALSPGAPVPPFRLAYEAELGSSPSGAQLRRLAADERRRPLIPPAWHRAPQVRPPGPRAGVCGCWGRPRGPRGVQGVPGGLGGSAPRCPGVFSGGRCSAMTLRTPGGCSRSGVSSPGVSPAEPGEGGPTARGGSAGAAGGLLGPGPRGAALGRAGSAAAPALGRGARTGPGGPRRGGRPPSGPGVSHHVEPWCRYRGAPRSGGAALTPPKVRPLP
- the AMHR2 gene encoding anti-Muellerian hormone type-2 receptor isoform X2 — translated: MGRPGCWGGRGDACPSATCAPSPAGHPGSSVLLCLCHGHLCNGNATGTAAVGLGGTRQGPVPGQGGSVGTLWLWGAGPLLLILLTCLGILGRDRSTAGTGGPPGTAIPYPMSPGCPQTPHLWCSQSAGPQVLCHPVPGAGVPAVLVTPWGGEIPGCHIPRVPCVVRGAAGPRCPQVRVPDSGALLCGGSPDGGVPGVPHPGLRRTRARTGQPPRRGRRIGVPPEPPSPDLPALHFLQVLQSGRFSAVWRGTLRQRPVAIKAFAAGAGRRFAAERAVHALPLMEHENVARLLDTRAAGPRARGGLLVLQLYPAGSLRHFLGQHVGTWAGSVRLALSLARGLAFLHQELWRDGLYKPSVVHRDLSSQNVLVREDGTCAIGDFGLALALPPRAQDGTGARHAVTIRKAGTQRYLAPEILDESLDLRAWGRALRQADVYALSLLLWEILSRCQALSPGAPVPPFRLAYEAELGSSPSGAQLRRLAADERRRPLIPPAWHRAPQVRPPGPRAGVCGCWGRPRGPRGVQGVPGGLGGSAPRCPGVFSGGRCSAMTLRTPGGCSRSGVSSPGVSPAEPGEGGPTARGGSAGAAGGLLGPGPRGAALGRAGSAAAPALGRGARTGPGGPRRGGRPPSGPGVSHHVEPWCRYRGAPRSGGAALTPPKVRPLP
- the AMHR2 gene encoding anti-Muellerian hormone type-2 receptor isoform X5, whose translation is MGRPGPHNLTCVSYKHPSVRGALGGAGGAAAGAVRCPPGQCCVGIWNRSQALVQGCWGGRGDACPSATCAPSPAGHPGSSVLLCLCHGHLCNGNATGTAAVGLGGTRQGPVPGQGGSVGTLWLWGAGPLLLILLTCLGILGLRRTRARTGQPPRRGRRIGVPPEPPSPDLPALHFLQVLQSGRFSAVWRGTLRQRPVAIKAFAAGAGRRFAAERAVHALPLMEHENVARLLDTRAAGPRARGGLLVLQLYPAGSLRHFLGQHVGTWAGSVRLALSLARGLAFLHQELWRDGLYKPSVVHRDLSSQNVLVREDGTCAIGDFGLALALPPRAQDGTGARHAVTIRKAGTQRYLAPEILDESLDLRAWGRALRQADVYALSLLLWEILSRCQALSPGAPVPPFRLAYEAELGSSPSGAQLRRLAADERRRPLIPPAWHRAPQPGGALPELLEDCWDPDPEARLSAERALQRLQRLAAGPAPAPEDPGAGVAPRQVLESPTMWNPGAGTGGHPGLGGLP